The following coding sequences are from one Psychrobacter sp. AH5 window:
- a CDS encoding type IV pilus secretin PilQ family protein, translating into MTVRKNKAMTISSRVSSTFAAPALALSMFAIMSNAYAEPRINNVSVIQTSPAATQLRLGFNETPSLPTAYQLDNPSRLVLDFEQIQNGLASRFNAYNIGMVNDITTLSNDSTTRLIVGLKKSGNYTTAIDGNDLLLTINDATAPITTNDPVADVLNNNTAIVTTPVSTAVVTPIVETNSVATAPVVARQTKIKAQVPADTMVVRVNPLLDPNLASSQVSRQYSYDGLSALNFAAGADGGGNVSITLTNEAMPVDVQRQGSKLVVRLTGSTVPRNLLRRLNINSGLVASVDTKNQGQTGTITINMTGDYEYQAYQSGNQLNIGITKPELLREPTLEEKVYTGEALSMEFQDVEIRSVLDILAQFTQMNIVASDSVAGNITLRLINVPWDQALDIILKSKNLGKRENGNVILVAPATELAQQEAEELQAQRAVDSFSPLRTEYIRLSYAKAQDVLKLISDGSGPTNSNVGLLNSTSNIGNLQDNNTLLSDRGTVTIDERTNTLIIKDVADSIENIRELIAKIDIPVRQVMIEARIVSATDSFSKEIGVRWGILSSGAATNRNLLVGGSNQTLADLKDFDIETTTINGQTVSYPSYDITRPDNLNVDLGVTNPAAGSIAFGLLSLSDVMLDLELSALQADNRGEVISTPKILTADKQTAKVSSGTQIPYQEAAASGATSTSFREAALSLEATPNITPDGKIGLQLLITNGTPTIINGDVAINEDSISTNVIVEDGQTIVLGGVFRNRTNNGVDKVPFLGDLPYIGRAFRRDVRSNNKEELLIFVTPKLINDGISRLD; encoded by the coding sequence ATGACTGTACGTAAAAACAAGGCAATGACGATTAGTAGTCGTGTTTCCTCTACTTTCGCCGCTCCTGCATTGGCTCTGAGTATGTTCGCTATAATGAGCAATGCTTATGCTGAGCCGCGTATCAACAATGTGTCGGTGATTCAAACGTCGCCAGCAGCTACGCAATTACGTTTAGGATTTAATGAAACACCAAGCTTGCCTACCGCTTATCAGCTCGATAATCCCAGTCGTTTGGTCTTGGACTTCGAACAAATCCAAAATGGTTTGGCTAGTAGATTCAATGCCTACAATATCGGTATGGTCAATGATATTACTACGCTAAGTAATGATAGTACCACCCGCCTTATTGTTGGACTAAAAAAAAGCGGCAATTACACTACCGCGATTGATGGCAATGATTTATTGCTAACAATCAATGATGCTACTGCGCCAATCACTACCAATGATCCCGTCGCTGATGTGCTAAATAATAATACCGCTATTGTGACCACTCCAGTCAGCACCGCTGTCGTGACTCCTATTGTTGAAACTAATAGTGTAGCTACAGCGCCAGTAGTCGCTCGTCAAACTAAAATAAAGGCTCAAGTGCCTGCTGATACTATGGTAGTTAGAGTCAATCCACTACTAGATCCTAATCTTGCATCCTCGCAAGTAAGCCGCCAGTATAGCTATGATGGACTAAGCGCGCTGAACTTTGCCGCGGGCGCTGATGGCGGTGGTAATGTCAGTATTACTTTGACCAACGAAGCGATGCCGGTAGACGTGCAGCGTCAGGGTAGTAAGCTGGTAGTCCGCCTAACGGGCAGCACTGTGCCTAGAAATCTGCTACGTCGTCTAAATATAAATAGTGGCCTAGTCGCTAGTGTCGATACCAAAAACCAAGGTCAAACCGGTACTATTACTATCAATATGACTGGCGACTACGAGTATCAAGCTTATCAATCAGGTAATCAATTAAACATCGGCATCACCAAGCCTGAGCTGTTACGCGAGCCTACGTTAGAAGAGAAGGTCTATACTGGTGAAGCGCTATCTATGGAGTTCCAAGACGTTGAGATTCGCAGTGTACTGGATATCTTAGCGCAGTTCACCCAGATGAACATAGTTGCTAGTGATTCAGTCGCTGGTAATATCACGTTGCGACTGATCAATGTGCCGTGGGATCAAGCCTTAGATATCATTCTAAAAAGTAAAAACTTAGGTAAGCGTGAGAACGGTAACGTTATTTTAGTGGCGCCTGCTACTGAGCTGGCTCAGCAAGAAGCTGAAGAGCTACAAGCTCAAAGAGCGGTGGACTCTTTTTCTCCGCTGCGGACAGAATATATTCGCCTCAGTTATGCCAAAGCACAAGACGTGTTGAAGCTTATCTCTGATGGTAGTGGTCCTACTAATAGCAATGTCGGGCTACTTAATAGCACAAGCAATATCGGTAATCTTCAAGATAATAATACCTTATTGTCTGATCGCGGTACGGTAACCATTGATGAGCGTACTAATACTTTGATTATCAAAGATGTCGCTGATAGTATCGAAAATATCCGCGAGCTTATTGCCAAAATTGATATTCCAGTACGCCAAGTGATGATTGAGGCACGTATTGTCAGTGCGACTGATAGCTTTAGTAAAGAGATTGGCGTGCGCTGGGGTATTTTATCTAGCGGCGCGGCTACTAACCGTAATCTGTTAGTGGGCGGTAGCAATCAAACGCTAGCGGATCTAAAGGATTTTGATATTGAAACCACTACTATCAATGGGCAGACAGTCTCTTATCCTAGCTATGATATCACTAGACCGGATAATTTGAACGTAGACTTAGGAGTGACTAACCCTGCCGCTGGTAGCATTGCTTTTGGGCTGCTAAGCTTATCAGATGTGATGTTAGATCTGGAATTATCAGCGCTACAAGCGGATAATCGTGGTGAAGTTATCTCCACGCCAAAGATCTTGACTGCGGACAAACAAACGGCCAAAGTCTCATCCGGCACGCAAATTCCTTATCAAGAAGCGGCGGCTAGTGGTGCAACTTCCACAAGCTTTAGAGAAGCGGCACTCAGTTTAGAAGCCACTCCCAATATTACCCCTGATGGCAAAATTGGCTTGCAGCTACTTATTACTAACGGCACTCCTACTATTATCAATGGTGATGTTGCTATTAATGAAGACTCGATCTCAACCAATGTCATCGTTGAAGATGGACAGACTATCGTGTTAGGCGGGGTGTTTAGAAACCGTACCAATAACGGTGTAGATAAAGTACCATTCTTAGGAGATCTGCCTTATATTGGTCGTGCCTTCCGCCGCGATGTACGCAGCAATAACAAGGAAGAGCTGCTAATATTTGTGACACCAAAGCTTATCAATGATGGTATCAGCCGTTTAGATTAA
- a CDS encoding pilus assembly protein PilM produces MKLLSSKHQGLIGVDICATSVKLVDISRQQGVFHLKSYGIERLTPGIVVDKLIVDTEAVGDAISSLVRRNRVTSSEAVTAVSGSSVITKIIDMDAGLNDAEREAQIRLDADQYIPYPLDEVNLDFEVLGPSIVDDTMVQVLLAASRSEKVDQRVDALAFGGLKTKVMDIESHAIERAFKLMVDDLPNMPELIALVDIGHNQTTLYIAKGHNFIYSREQLFGGLQLTEAIQDRYGLSFEEATANKHERMLPEDYYPEVLTPFMENMVQQITRSLQFYFSSSQHSRIDHIVLAGGSSSIPGLAGMIQQKLSIGVTVANPFINMTISPYIDSEQLAIDAPSLMAACGLALRSFN; encoded by the coding sequence GTGAAGCTACTTTCTTCTAAGCATCAAGGTTTGATTGGAGTTGACATTTGTGCAACCTCAGTCAAACTGGTTGACATTAGTCGGCAACAAGGAGTATTTCATCTCAAGTCTTATGGCATTGAGAGATTAACTCCAGGCATAGTTGTCGACAAACTTATTGTCGATACAGAAGCCGTAGGTGATGCCATCTCTAGCTTAGTGCGTCGTAATCGAGTGACTAGCAGTGAGGCGGTTACCGCGGTTTCAGGGTCATCGGTTATTACCAAAATCATCGACATGGATGCAGGTTTGAACGATGCTGAACGTGAAGCGCAAATCCGCCTTGATGCCGATCAGTATATTCCATACCCTTTAGATGAGGTTAATCTCGATTTTGAGGTGCTCGGCCCCTCGATAGTGGATGATACTATGGTGCAGGTATTATTGGCAGCCTCGCGTTCTGAGAAAGTCGATCAGCGTGTCGATGCCCTAGCTTTTGGCGGTCTTAAGACCAAGGTCATGGATATTGAATCACATGCCATAGAGCGTGCCTTTAAATTGATGGTAGACGATCTACCAAACATGCCAGAATTAATCGCTCTAGTCGATATTGGACACAATCAGACTACTTTATATATCGCCAAAGGTCATAATTTTATCTATAGCAGAGAGCAATTGTTTGGCGGCTTACAGTTGACCGAAGCTATTCAAGATCGTTATGGCTTATCTTTTGAGGAAGCTACGGCAAACAAGCATGAGCGTATGTTACCTGAGGATTATTATCCTGAAGTGTTGACCCCTTTTATGGAAAATATGGTTCAGCAGATTACCCGCTCTTTACAGTTTTACTTCTCCTCAAGCCAGCATAGTCGTATTGATCATATCGTGCTAGCTGGCGGTAGTAGCTCCATACCCGGACTTGCTGGCATGATACAACAAAAACTGAGTATCGGAGTTACGGTTGCCAATCCATTTATCAATATGACTATCAGCCCCTATATTGATAGTGAGCAGTTAGCTATTGATGCCCCGAGTTTAATGGCCGCTTGCGGGCTGGCGCTTAGGAGTTTTAACTGA
- a CDS encoding type 4a pilus biogenesis protein PilO, whose amino-acid sequence MKPMRKKSLIKTKKSFIKKQDRRQRPKKSFDFNEFRRSFESLDTDNSGNWPVPVKITVLLLVVSFIAALSWALPISSKIDEIRASESEQQTLLDSYREKESRARHLETYKAQVEQMDTEFNTLLDQLPKETRVSELVEGINMTGVGSNIRFQDISVEPEIENEFFIEQPIRIAALGEYHQFGSFISGLAALPRIITMHDFEVSNPQPTLEAIPELNLVLQTKTYRSKEPALEGEEAATDAPVPTDASAGGN is encoded by the coding sequence ATGAAACCTATGCGCAAAAAAAGCCTAATTAAAACTAAAAAAAGCTTTATTAAAAAGCAAGATAGACGGCAACGCCCAAAAAAGTCTTTTGATTTTAATGAGTTTCGACGCAGTTTTGAGTCGTTAGATACTGATAATTCAGGTAATTGGCCGGTTCCTGTCAAAATCACCGTATTATTATTAGTAGTCAGTTTTATTGCTGCTCTTTCTTGGGCTTTGCCTATAAGTAGTAAAATTGATGAGATTAGAGCAAGCGAGAGTGAGCAGCAAACCTTACTCGATAGCTATCGCGAAAAAGAGTCTCGAGCGCGGCACTTAGAGACTTATAAAGCTCAAGTTGAACAAATGGACACTGAATTTAATACCTTACTCGATCAGCTACCCAAAGAGACGCGAGTGTCTGAGCTAGTAGAGGGTATCAATATGACTGGAGTTGGAAGCAATATTCGCTTTCAAGATATCTCCGTTGAGCCTGAAATCGAAAATGAGTTCTTTATCGAGCAGCCTATTCGTATTGCTGCTTTAGGAGAGTACCATCAATTTGGTAGCTTTATCAGTGGTTTAGCGGCGCTACCACGTATCATTACTATGCATGATTTTGAGGTGAGTAATCCGCAGCCCACTTTAGAGGCTATACCAGAGCTAAATTTGGTATTACAAACCAAGACCTATCGCTCAAAAGAGCCAGCGCTCGAGGGGGAAGAGGCTGCTACTGATGCGCCGGTACCTACTGACGCTAGTGCTGGAGGTAACTGA
- a CDS encoding PilN domain-containing protein, with protein sequence MPRINLLPWRAEERARRNKEFLTLVIAVTLLALLAAFATWSYFNNELEEQRDANDRITQENSRLDAVLVEIDTLEQRREEIISRMQVIQDLQGRRPIPVRLWDDIAKAIPTALYLNNLKREGDLLTFTGLADNPNVVSSLIRNLDSSPWMGNSAVRNIQQNISAYETAPELGAATTNTTNSEQPRPIYPEDSYVQFVITTQVQSALPEPVESADIVASTNGSGGAL encoded by the coding sequence ATGCCTCGCATTAACTTATTACCCTGGCGTGCTGAAGAACGCGCGCGTCGCAACAAAGAATTTTTAACGTTAGTCATTGCGGTAACTTTGCTAGCACTGTTGGCAGCTTTTGCTACTTGGAGCTATTTTAACAATGAGCTAGAAGAGCAACGTGATGCCAACGATCGTATTACGCAAGAAAACAGTCGACTAGATGCAGTACTGGTAGAGATTGATACGCTTGAGCAGCGCCGAGAAGAGATTATCTCGCGCATGCAGGTCATTCAAGATTTGCAAGGACGTCGTCCGATACCAGTGCGTTTATGGGATGATATTGCCAAAGCCATTCCTACTGCTCTTTACCTTAACAATCTAAAACGCGAAGGTGATTTGCTGACCTTTACTGGGCTGGCAGATAACCCGAATGTCGTCTCAAGCCTGATTCGTAACTTAGATAGTAGCCCATGGATGGGGAATTCTGCGGTGCGTAATATTCAACAAAACATCAGCGCTTATGAGACTGCTCCTGAGCTTGGCGCTGCAACCACCAACACTACTAATAGTGAACAGCCGCGCCCTATATATCCTGAAGACAGCTATGTACAGTTTGTAATTACTACGCAAGTGCAATCAGCATTGCCTGAGCCTGTAGAGTCAGCAGATATTGTCGCGAGTACCAACGGCTCTGGAGGCGCTTTATGA
- a CDS encoding transglycosylase domain-containing protein, which produces MTKKNATVRLVHYLVGLFIAFLALIVVLALAVPIGFYGMAMYLSPTLPSIQEIKKANLEMPLQIYSRDDKLIGQYGNRLSLPVAYEEIPKSLTNAFLAAEDSSFFQHSGISIKGLGRAVTEVVTDDEGQTGGSTITMQVAKNYFLSPERTLNRKLTELFVARKMEDELSKDEILTLYVNKIYLGEGAYGIRAAAKKYYSKSLDSLTIAEMAMLAGLPKAPSKYNPVANPSRALTRRNWIIGRMHELGYIDQAEHDEAINSPIGLNLYQEKLDVNMPYLAEMTRYALVNRYGEQVVNGGWRVRLTVDSQAQQDAEAAVLKGLIAYDHRHGWRGAEANDKPLEDFRRYGSLYPAKVTSIKSRSFDALMQSGETVTVDWSGMSWAKKFISADRFGNLPSNASQVVKDKDIVRLIKTESGSWQLAQIPDVQGSLVSLNPDTGALNALVGGFDFNYSKFNRALQGWRQPGSTIKPLIYTSALEKGYSPDSIVSDRPIQVGDWQPKNSDSRFLGDITLRRGLYLSRNLVSIRLLQAVGISDTRDLLDQFGLDKEKLPTTLSLALGAGQATPLQMATAYATFANGGHRIQPYFIEQIYNYQNELLFQANPQQACALCFNEQLEERNKQLIEEAEQKANKTDSTDKVAANDNVNNDNQNDSSEADEQATIETSANDEDLANNELINTKIYDASPLSDRLQAPVVQYVTATQAPRILKPRVAYDMADILRDVVQRGTAVRAKALGRNDIGGKTGTTNEAKDAWFAGFHPTNATVVWMGFDQPSTLGRREYGGVAALPVWMDFMKAQLEDTPVQWVSLNNKSKSKKQKQQIIEMKDGGIITGDVDEEEDTSATKPVKPIPQQRKPPEPIEEESKPEAQSTGSSSSNSGGATTRPLTPTPTERMPAMPE; this is translated from the coding sequence ATGACCAAAAAAAACGCCACTGTCCGTCTCGTTCATTACTTGGTGGGGCTTTTTATTGCCTTTTTAGCACTAATTGTAGTCTTAGCACTTGCAGTACCGATCGGGTTTTATGGCATGGCAATGTATCTATCGCCTACTTTGCCTAGTATTCAAGAGATAAAAAAAGCAAATCTTGAGATGCCATTACAGATCTATAGCCGCGATGACAAACTCATTGGTCAGTATGGTAATCGCTTATCTTTACCCGTAGCTTATGAAGAGATTCCTAAAAGCTTAACCAATGCATTTTTGGCCGCTGAGGACTCTTCTTTTTTTCAGCATAGCGGCATTAGTATTAAAGGTTTAGGCCGAGCAGTCACTGAGGTGGTGACCGATGATGAGGGTCAAACCGGTGGCTCAACTATTACCATGCAAGTTGCCAAAAATTACTTTTTGAGCCCTGAGCGCACCTTAAATCGAAAATTAACTGAATTGTTCGTCGCCCGTAAGATGGAAGATGAGCTCAGTAAAGATGAGATTTTGACTTTATATGTTAATAAGATATATTTGGGGGAAGGCGCTTATGGTATCCGCGCCGCCGCCAAAAAATACTATAGTAAGTCGCTTGATAGTTTAACTATCGCTGAGATGGCGATGTTAGCGGGCCTACCAAAAGCACCTTCAAAATATAACCCAGTGGCCAATCCTAGTCGAGCACTGACCCGCCGTAATTGGATTATTGGCCGCATGCACGAGCTTGGCTACATTGATCAAGCTGAGCATGATGAAGCTATAAACTCTCCTATCGGCTTGAATTTATATCAAGAAAAACTCGATGTTAATATGCCTTATTTGGCAGAGATGACCCGTTATGCCTTGGTCAATCGTTACGGTGAACAAGTGGTTAATGGCGGCTGGCGAGTGCGTTTAACTGTTGATAGTCAAGCGCAGCAAGATGCTGAGGCGGCGGTGTTAAAAGGTCTTATTGCCTATGATCATCGCCACGGTTGGCGCGGTGCTGAGGCTAATGATAAACCGCTTGAGGACTTTCGCCGTTATGGCAGCCTCTATCCTGCCAAAGTCACTAGTATAAAATCGCGTAGCTTTGACGCGCTTATGCAATCGGGCGAGACTGTCACCGTAGATTGGTCGGGTATGAGCTGGGCCAAAAAGTTTATCTCCGCTGATCGTTTTGGTAATTTGCCTAGTAACGCCTCTCAAGTTGTCAAAGATAAAGATATTGTACGCCTGATAAAGACAGAAAGTGGTAGTTGGCAATTGGCTCAAATCCCTGATGTCCAAGGCAGTTTGGTGTCATTAAATCCGGATACTGGTGCTCTTAATGCTTTAGTCGGCGGCTTTGACTTTAACTATAGTAAGTTTAATCGCGCGCTACAAGGTTGGCGGCAACCGGGTTCTACTATAAAGCCGCTTATTTATACCAGCGCTCTTGAAAAAGGCTATAGCCCCGATAGTATAGTCTCTGACCGTCCCATTCAGGTCGGCGATTGGCAACCTAAGAATTCTGACTCACGCTTTTTAGGAGATATTACTTTACGCCGCGGGCTTTATTTGTCTCGTAACTTAGTATCTATTCGCTTATTACAGGCAGTAGGTATATCTGATACGCGTGATTTATTGGATCAATTCGGTTTGGATAAAGAAAAACTGCCCACTACCCTCTCACTAGCCTTAGGCGCTGGTCAAGCAACACCTCTACAAATGGCAACCGCCTACGCCACCTTTGCAAACGGTGGTCATCGCATTCAGCCTTACTTTATTGAGCAGATTTATAATTATCAAAACGAGTTATTGTTTCAGGCCAATCCGCAGCAAGCTTGTGCACTTTGTTTCAACGAGCAGCTAGAAGAGCGTAATAAGCAGCTTATTGAAGAGGCAGAGCAAAAAGCGAATAAGACAGATAGTACTGATAAAGTTGCAGCTAATGATAATGTCAATAATGATAATCAAAATGACAGCAGCGAAGCGGACGAGCAAGCCACTATTGAAACCAGCGCTAATGATGAAGATCTGGCGAATAATGAATTAATCAATACCAAAATCTATGATGCGAGTCCATTATCAGATCGCTTGCAAGCACCTGTGGTTCAGTATGTCACCGCCACCCAAGCGCCGCGTATCTTAAAACCAAGAGTGGCTTATGATATGGCAGATATTTTGCGAGATGTAGTGCAGCGCGGTACTGCTGTGCGAGCCAAAGCGCTGGGTCGTAATGATATTGGCGGAAAAACAGGAACCACAAATGAAGCTAAGGATGCTTGGTTTGCCGGTTTTCATCCGACCAACGCTACCGTAGTATGGATGGGTTTTGATCAACCATCGACTCTGGGTCGTCGTGAGTATGGCGGCGTTGCTGCCCTTCCCGTTTGGATGGACTTTATGAAAGCGCAGTTAGAAGATACTCCTGTTCAATGGGTGTCGCTCAATAATAAGTCCAAGTCTAAGAAGCAAAAGCAGCAGATTATTGAGATGAAAGATGGCGGTATCATTACCGGCGATGTTGATGAAGAAGAAGACACTAGCGCTACTAAGCCGGTTAAACCTATACCTCAGCAGCGTAAGCCTCCAGAACCAATAGAAGAGGAGTCAAAACCTGAAGCACAGTCTACGGGCTCTAGCAGTAGCAATAGTGGTGGCGCTACTACAAGACCATTAACCCCAACGCCTACAGAGCGTATGCCAGCCATGCCCGAATAG
- the aroK gene encoding shikimate kinase AroK: MLEELPSVFIVGPMGAGKTTIGRLLAKQLGREFVDSDWYIESQTGADIAWIFAKEGEAGFRARENKAIDELTQKPQIVLATGGGAVLRSDNREFLHERGIVVYLNAPVDVQMARTAKDKSRPLLQQPNPRQILQNLYQIRDPLYRQVAHIILPTGHTYPRHMVNQLMQQLELFLSASTETTVETAAEDNK; this comes from the coding sequence ATGTTGGAGGAATTACCGTCGGTATTCATAGTAGGTCCGATGGGTGCGGGAAAGACTACTATTGGCCGTTTGCTTGCCAAGCAGTTAGGACGTGAGTTTGTCGATAGCGACTGGTATATTGAGTCGCAAACCGGCGCTGATATTGCATGGATATTCGCCAAAGAAGGTGAAGCAGGCTTTCGCGCGCGCGAAAATAAAGCCATCGATGAGCTTACTCAAAAGCCGCAGATCGTTCTAGCTACGGGTGGTGGCGCAGTTTTGCGTAGCGATAACCGTGAGTTTTTGCATGAGCGCGGGATAGTGGTTTATCTCAATGCCCCAGTCGATGTACAAATGGCACGTACCGCCAAGGATAAATCGCGCCCACTATTACAGCAGCCCAATCCTAGACAAATTTTACAAAATCTATATCAAATCCGTGACCCTCTGTATCGGCAAGTTGCGCATATTATCTTGCCAACCGGTCACACTTACCCGCGCCATATGGTCAATCAATTAATGCAGCAGCTTGAGCTGTTTTTATCAGCTAGCACTGAAACAACGGTAGAGACAGCTGCCGAAGATAATAAATAG
- a CDS encoding pilus assembly protein PilP codes for MIKPLSNIILLAMTAFILNGCTDRIGMAEQAMADIRASTAQPIEPPPKALLVEDFVYSASSLRSPFLPPSLVNVQGPTTAIDGVRPDINRIKEPLEQYEIAQLTFRGMVISPEGQQYALVQRPDGSVASVTVGNYLGLNDGRIVEITPTQINLIEIVPDSRAGFIERPQSLVSPIN; via the coding sequence ATGATTAAACCGCTATCAAATATTATCCTACTAGCGATGACAGCTTTTATACTTAACGGCTGTACTGATAGGATTGGTATGGCTGAGCAGGCAATGGCTGATATACGCGCATCAACTGCCCAGCCTATTGAACCACCGCCCAAGGCTTTATTGGTGGAGGATTTTGTCTACAGTGCCAGTAGTTTACGCAGCCCGTTTTTGCCGCCAAGTTTAGTCAATGTACAAGGACCAACTACTGCTATTGATGGCGTACGACCTGATATCAATCGTATAAAGGAGCCGTTAGAGCAGTATGAGATTGCTCAGCTGACTTTTCGCGGTATGGTCATCTCACCTGAAGGTCAGCAGTACGCTTTAGTACAGCGTCCAGATGGCTCGGTAGCTAGCGTTACAGTAGGAAATTATCTTGGCCTTAATGATGGGCGCATTGTAGAGATTACGCCAACACAGATTAATCTAATTGAAATTGTACCCGACAGCCGCGCAGGGTTTATCGAAAGACCGCAGTCGCTGGTCTCTCCTATAAATTAA
- the aroB gene encoding 3-dehydroquinate synthase, translated as MAKPLLDDSLIVHTQSHDYPIVITAQYHKKGTEQANDQSSAAKFSTIAERINPYITGQQVLIVTNDTVAPLYLQPLQQQLSTDFQVAVCILPDGEQYKNQDHINKIYDALMAQHFNRDVTLVALGGGVIGDMTGFAAASFMRGVNFIQIPTTLLAQVDSSVGGKTGINHPQGKNMIGAFWQPQMVLADMTTLQTLPARELSAGIAEVIKYALIMDSEFLTWLEHNLPAMMALDLAVLGAAVKRCCDYKAKVVAQDERESGIRALLNFGHTFGHVIETHEGYGNWLHGEAVAAGMVQAAQLSQKLGWITEDEVDRVKRLLTLANLPTIPPNIATATALNLMGHDKKVKGGKIRLILLKSLGEAVLTDDFDERLLVEVLSQHN; from the coding sequence ATGGCAAAGCCACTACTCGATGATAGTTTAATAGTACATACCCAAAGCCATGATTACCCTATTGTTATTACCGCACAGTATCACAAAAAAGGTACTGAGCAAGCTAATGATCAATCAAGCGCTGCTAAATTTAGCACTATAGCGGAGCGTATTAACCCTTATATTACTGGTCAGCAAGTATTAATTGTCACTAATGATACGGTCGCGCCTTTATATCTACAACCTTTGCAACAGCAGCTATCGACTGACTTTCAAGTAGCGGTTTGTATTTTGCCCGATGGCGAGCAGTATAAAAACCAAGATCACATTAATAAAATCTATGATGCGTTAATGGCCCAGCATTTTAATCGCGATGTCACCTTAGTGGCGCTTGGTGGCGGGGTCATTGGCGATATGACTGGCTTTGCCGCGGCAAGCTTTATGCGTGGGGTGAATTTTATTCAAATACCAACCACGCTTTTGGCACAAGTAGATTCAAGCGTTGGCGGTAAGACCGGTATTAACCACCCACAAGGCAAAAACATGATTGGTGCGTTTTGGCAGCCGCAAATGGTACTTGCAGACATGACTACCTTGCAGACTTTGCCAGCGCGTGAGCTATCAGCCGGTATCGCTGAGGTCATTAAGTACGCGCTGATTATGGACAGCGAGTTTTTGACTTGGCTTGAACACAATTTGCCGGCGATGATGGCGCTGGACTTGGCAGTACTAGGCGCGGCGGTAAAACGCTGCTGCGACTATAAAGCCAAAGTGGTCGCTCAAGATGAGAGAGAGTCAGGAATACGAGCATTATTGAACTTTGGTCATACTTTTGGTCATGTCATTGAGACTCATGAAGGCTATGGTAATTGGCTACACGGTGAAGCGGTAGCAGCTGGCATGGTACAAGCCGCCCAATTGTCACAAAAGCTTGGCTGGATAACTGAGGATGAGGTCGATCGAGTTAAGCGTCTATTGACCCTTGCCAATCTTCCTACTATCCCTCCTAATATTGCAACGGCCACAGCGCTGAATTTGATGGGTCATGATAAAAAAGTTAAAGGCGGTAAGATTCGTCTTATTTTACTCAAATCTTTGGGTGAGGCGGTACTGACTGATGACTTTGATGAGCGTTTGTTAGTAGAGGTATTATCACAACATAATTAA